In Achromobacter xylosoxidans A8, a single window of DNA contains:
- a CDS encoding Bug family tripartite tricarboxylate transporter substrate binding protein: MHKHARAWAGALALTASLAAASPALAQDASKWPERPVRLIVGFVPGGGTDVSARILSARLSTLLGQQVVVENKPGASGLIAADFVAKADADGYTLLLANMQSTVAAPYVVQSSVDPIKDFTPVRYIGSVPNVLVVNPAKHSYASVQNLVDDARAKPKQLTYASSGMGSPQHLSAARFSQIAGVSMEHVPYKGSGQAMTDLLGGSVDMNFDTLPGAINQIQAGKLRPLAVTSTERSKRLPDVPTLAESGIKGLDVVQWYAVLAPAKLPKPVLDKLDQALSQALADPEIKAKLADQGMELGGGPSNPAAFASYVQDEWSKYGKLTASLGLTKQ; encoded by the coding sequence CGCAGGACGCATCCAAATGGCCGGAACGGCCAGTACGCCTGATCGTCGGTTTCGTGCCCGGCGGCGGCACCGACGTGTCGGCCCGCATCCTGTCAGCCCGCCTGTCCACGCTGCTGGGCCAGCAGGTCGTGGTCGAGAACAAGCCCGGCGCGTCGGGCCTGATCGCGGCCGACTTCGTGGCCAAGGCCGACGCGGACGGCTACACGCTGCTGCTGGCCAACATGCAGTCCACCGTCGCCGCGCCCTACGTGGTGCAGTCCAGCGTCGACCCGATCAAGGATTTCACGCCGGTGCGCTACATCGGCTCGGTGCCCAATGTGCTGGTGGTCAACCCGGCCAAGCACAGCTACGCCAGCGTGCAGAACCTGGTGGACGACGCCCGCGCCAAGCCCAAGCAGCTAACCTACGCGTCTTCCGGCATGGGCAGCCCGCAGCACCTGAGCGCCGCGCGCTTTTCGCAGATCGCGGGCGTGAGCATGGAACACGTGCCCTACAAGGGCAGCGGCCAGGCCATGACCGACCTGCTGGGCGGCAGCGTGGACATGAACTTCGACACCTTGCCCGGCGCCATCAACCAGATCCAGGCCGGCAAGCTGCGTCCGCTGGCCGTGACCAGCACGGAACGCAGCAAGCGCCTGCCCGACGTGCCCACGCTGGCGGAGTCCGGCATCAAGGGCCTGGACGTGGTGCAGTGGTACGCGGTGCTGGCCCCGGCCAAGCTGCCCAAGCCGGTCCTGGACAAGCTCGACCAGGCCCTGAGCCAGGCCCTGGCCGATCCCGAGATCAAGGCCAAGCTGGCCGACCAGGGCATGGAACTGGGCGGCGGCCCCAGCAATCCCGCGGCCTTCGCCAGCTACGTCCAGGATGAATGGAGCAAGTACGGCAAGCTCACCGCCAGCCTGGGCCTGACCAAGCAGTAA